A single window of Vibrio gazogenes DNA harbors:
- the btsR gene encoding two-component system response regulator BtsR, whose product MQVLIIDDEIHAREALIQLLEEDETLTIVGQAANAIDGLKQINQLKPDVVFLDIQMPQLSGIELLAMLDQETMPRVVFVTAYDQYAIQAFEDNAFDYLLKPIDEQRLHKTLQRLKRDMQRQDFSPIIPKSLEQIPCTGLNRIVIIPIQAVEFVSSDLAGVHVQTSDKKATSQLTLKHLEEKTPLLRCHRQYLIHPKNIQEIKLLEHGLAEVLTVSGYTVPVSRHYLKNLKETLGIS is encoded by the coding sequence ATGCAAGTACTGATTATTGATGACGAAATACATGCCAGAGAAGCACTAATCCAACTGCTTGAAGAAGATGAGACATTGACAATTGTCGGTCAGGCTGCGAATGCGATTGACGGCTTGAAACAGATTAATCAGCTCAAACCGGATGTCGTTTTTCTTGATATCCAAATGCCTCAACTCTCTGGTATCGAGCTATTAGCAATGCTCGATCAAGAAACGATGCCGAGAGTGGTGTTTGTCACCGCCTATGATCAATACGCGATTCAAGCCTTTGAAGACAACGCATTTGATTATCTGCTCAAACCCATTGATGAACAACGTCTGCACAAAACCCTGCAACGGCTCAAGCGAGACATGCAACGACAGGATTTTTCTCCCATTATTCCTAAATCACTGGAACAGATCCCCTGCACCGGACTCAACCGGATTGTGATTATCCCAATACAGGCGGTCGAGTTTGTCAGTAGTGATCTGGCAGGGGTGCATGTCCAGACCAGCGATAAAAAAGCCACCAGCCAGCTCACGCTGAAACATCTGGAAGAAAAGACCCCGCTGCTTCGCTGTCATCGTCAATATTTGATTCATCCGAAAAATATTCAGGAGATCAAACTCCTCGAGCATGGTCTGGCAGAAGTGCTGACCGTTTCGGGATATACCGTCCCTGTCAGTCGGCACTACCTGAAAAATTTAAAAGAAACGCTCGGCATCAGTTAA
- a CDS encoding 3-deoxy-7-phosphoheptulonate synthase has product MNELNDINITDQQVLITPEALKAKLPLSEKAQQFIHQSRQTIADIIHKRDHRLLVVCGPCSIHDLDAAKEYAKRFKALSEAVSDQLYLVMRVYFEKPRTTVGWKGLINDPHMDGTFDIEHGLHVGRQLLVELAEMDIPLATEALDPISPQYLSDTFSWAAIGARTTESQTHREMASGLSMPIGFKNGTDGSLSTAINAMQAASSSHRFMGINAEGQVALLTTQGNSNGHVILRGGKQTNYDSVSVAECEAEMHNAKLDPALMVDCSHANSRKDFRRQPLVAEDVIHQIREGNRSIIGLMIESHIHEGNQSSDLPREEMQYGVSITDACISWEVTDSLLRRAHQDLVPFLEKRLQD; this is encoded by the coding sequence ATGAATGAACTCAATGATATTAATATAACTGACCAACAGGTTTTGATTACACCAGAAGCACTGAAAGCGAAGCTGCCTCTGAGTGAGAAGGCACAGCAATTCATTCATCAGTCTCGTCAGACAATTGCTGACATTATTCATAAACGGGATCACCGTTTACTGGTTGTATGTGGCCCTTGTTCGATTCACGATCTGGACGCGGCCAAAGAGTATGCCAAACGCTTTAAAGCATTATCTGAAGCTGTCAGTGATCAGCTGTATTTAGTCATGCGGGTTTATTTTGAAAAGCCACGGACAACCGTGGGTTGGAAAGGGTTGATCAATGACCCGCATATGGACGGTACCTTTGATATTGAACACGGGTTACATGTTGGTCGACAATTACTCGTCGAACTGGCCGAAATGGACATTCCGCTTGCGACGGAAGCGCTTGATCCGATCAGCCCTCAATATCTCTCTGACACATTTAGCTGGGCTGCTATCGGGGCAAGAACCACGGAGTCTCAGACTCACCGGGAAATGGCCAGCGGTCTTTCAATGCCTATCGGGTTCAAAAATGGTACAGATGGCAGTTTATCGACAGCAATCAATGCTATGCAGGCGGCTTCATCGAGTCACCGTTTCATGGGAATTAACGCTGAAGGTCAGGTTGCGTTGCTCACGACCCAAGGGAACTCAAACGGGCATGTGATTCTGCGTGGCGGTAAGCAAACCAATTATGATTCAGTTTCTGTTGCCGAGTGTGAAGCAGAAATGCACAATGCAAAACTTGACCCGGCATTGATGGTAGACTGTAGCCATGCGAACTCTCGTAAAGACTTCAGACGTCAACCATTGGTTGCTGAAGATGTGATCCATCAGATCCGTGAGGGAAATCGCTCGATTATCGGGTTGATGATCGAAAGTCATATTCATGAGGGGAACCAATCCTCTGATTTGCCTCGTGAGGAAATGCAGTACGGTGTCTCCATCACGGATGCATGTATCAGTTGGGAAGTGACAGATTCTTTGCTGCGTCGTGCGCATCAGGATCTGGTTCCATTCTTAGAGAAACGTTTGCAAGATTAA
- a CDS encoding PilZ domain-containing protein → MAEKRRFSRIIYRAPALLTQGSVHISTTVQDLSLHGILLSILGESRLDPQQPVYIEFPLPESDISIQMTANIVNLENNTLHASIAYIDVESISHLKRLIELNVGNDALLHRELEHLTDLGDDED, encoded by the coding sequence ATGGCAGAAAAACGTCGATTTTCACGGATTATCTACCGAGCTCCGGCTTTACTGACCCAAGGGTCAGTCCACATTTCAACAACAGTTCAGGATCTCTCACTACACGGGATTCTGCTATCTATCCTTGGTGAATCGAGACTCGATCCACAACAACCTGTTTATATTGAATTTCCACTCCCCGAAAGTGACATCTCGATTCAAATGACGGCAAATATCGTCAATTTGGAAAACAATACATTGCACGCGAGTATTGCTTATATCGATGTTGAAAGTATTTCTCACCTGAAAAGACTGATTGAGCTGAATGTGGGGAATGACGCCCTCTTACATCGAGAACTCGAACACCTGACTGATTTAGGTGATGACGAGGATTGA
- a CDS encoding sensor histidine kinase, giving the protein MDVIISLLQQMCVYLVLAYMLSKTPLFLPILNISSRLEHRLSIYVLFSLFCILGTYFGLQIDDAIANTRAIGAVMGGLFGGPVVGFAVGLTGGLHRYALGGFTDLACAISTTTEGLIGGLLHTYLMRRCQRERLFHPGVVFGVTLFAEVIQMLIILSVAKPYNQAFSLVSTIAAPMIIANSVGAALFMSILKDKKSIYEEYSATFSRKALRIAERSVGLLSEEFTAKTAGPVARIVYEETNVGAVSITDREKILAFIGIGDDHHHPNTPISSPKTLESIEQNEIIYLDGYERPYQCSLSPDCKLGSALIIPLRVDDRVIGTIKLYEQKRKLFSSINMSMAGGIAQLLSSQILHGEYQQKKTLLAQSEIKLLHAQVNPHFLFNALNTISAIVRTDPGQARELIQHLAHFFRSNLKQNIETITLAEELAHVNAYLMIEQARFCDRLDIEIQIDPALMERQLPTFTLQPLVENAIKHGTSNLLGQGKIRIYNQPTAHGHLIVVEDNAGLFRTSPNQTHGLGMQIVEKRLINYFGHSSQLQTDVQPDVSTKMQFLLPNLT; this is encoded by the coding sequence ATGGATGTGATTATTTCCCTGCTGCAACAAATGTGCGTTTACCTTGTTCTTGCTTATATGCTCAGTAAAACGCCGCTATTCCTGCCAATCCTGAACATTTCTTCTCGTTTAGAGCACAGACTGTCAATTTATGTGCTTTTCTCGCTGTTTTGCATTTTGGGAACCTACTTTGGCCTACAGATCGATGATGCTATCGCAAATACCCGGGCGATTGGTGCCGTCATGGGTGGATTGTTCGGCGGGCCGGTTGTCGGTTTTGCCGTTGGTCTGACCGGAGGGCTTCATCGCTACGCACTCGGTGGGTTTACCGACTTAGCCTGTGCGATTTCAACCACAACCGAAGGCCTCATCGGTGGATTACTGCATACTTATCTAATGAGAAGATGCCAACGGGAACGTTTGTTTCATCCGGGCGTGGTCTTCGGGGTTACTCTGTTCGCAGAAGTGATTCAGATGTTGATTATTTTATCGGTTGCCAAACCATATAACCAAGCATTTTCACTGGTTAGTACCATTGCTGCCCCGATGATTATTGCCAACTCAGTCGGAGCGGCACTGTTTATGAGTATTCTCAAAGATAAAAAATCGATTTATGAAGAATATTCTGCAACTTTTTCCCGCAAAGCATTACGCATCGCTGAACGTTCCGTCGGGCTACTATCCGAGGAGTTTACCGCCAAGACAGCAGGGCCAGTTGCCCGTATCGTCTATGAGGAAACCAATGTCGGCGCTGTATCAATTACAGATCGAGAAAAAATCCTCGCCTTCATTGGTATCGGAGATGATCACCATCATCCTAATACTCCTATCTCATCGCCCAAAACACTGGAGTCGATTGAACAAAATGAAATAATCTATCTCGACGGATACGAGCGCCCCTATCAATGCTCTCTGTCACCAGACTGTAAATTAGGCTCTGCACTAATCATTCCGCTCCGCGTCGATGATCGTGTCATCGGGACCATCAAACTTTATGAACAGAAGCGCAAACTATTTTCATCCATTAATATGTCAATGGCTGGCGGTATCGCACAGCTATTGTCGAGCCAAATCCTTCATGGTGAATATCAACAGAAGAAAACATTATTGGCTCAGTCAGAGATCAAACTCCTTCACGCGCAAGTGAACCCTCATTTTCTCTTTAATGCGTTGAATACGATCAGTGCGATCGTTCGCACCGATCCCGGTCAAGCTCGCGAACTGATTCAACATCTGGCCCATTTTTTTCGCAGCAACTTAAAGCAGAATATAGAAACGATAACCCTTGCAGAAGAGCTGGCCCATGTGAATGCTTACTTGATGATTGAGCAAGCTCGCTTTTGTGATCGCCTTGATATTGAGATTCAGATCGATCCCGCCCTGATGGAACGACAGTTGCCTACATTTACCCTCCAGCCTTTAGTCGAAAATGCTATCAAACACGGCACCTCCAATTTACTTGGACAGGGTAAAATTCGTATTTATAACCAGCCAACAGCACATGGACACCTTATCGTCGTTGAAGATAATGCGGGTCTGTTCCGTACTTCACCGAATCAAACACATGGGCTGGGAATGCAAATCGTTGAAAAACGGCTGATCAATTACTTTGGTCATTCATCGCAATTGCAAACCGACGTCCAACCGGATGTCTCGACCAAAATGCAATTTTTACTCCCAAACCTAACCTGA
- the tyrA gene encoding bifunctional chorismate mutase/prephenate dehydrogenase, translating to MSVELNALRDQIDEVDQQMIKLLARRLALVEKVGEVKSQHGLPIYAPEREAAMLAARREEAEKQGVPAQLIEDILRRTMRESYASEKDAGFKCLNPELRPIVIVGGNGQLGGLFARMFRLSGYTVKILGSQDWDRADDLLHDAGMVVVTVPIHLTLDVISKLKHLPEDCILCDLTSIKSKPLQAMLDVHAGPVVGLHPMFGPDVPSLAKQVVVYCDGRGAECYQWLIQQISIWGASLCQIRAEDHDHGMTLIQALRHFTSYVYGLHLSKESPDLEKLLQLSSPIYRLELVMVGRLFGQDPNLYGDIIFSSEENIAMIRRFYQCFTEAMTIIDEKDKGRFIESFSKTSQWFGDYSQKFMSESQSLLKHANDTIHRG from the coding sequence ATGTCAGTTGAGCTCAACGCGTTACGAGATCAGATAGATGAAGTCGATCAGCAGATGATCAAACTGCTTGCCCGTCGTCTGGCGTTGGTTGAAAAAGTCGGTGAAGTGAAAAGTCAGCACGGTTTACCGATTTATGCCCCGGAACGTGAAGCTGCGATGCTGGCGGCACGTCGTGAAGAAGCTGAGAAACAGGGGGTTCCTGCTCAACTGATTGAAGATATTCTGCGCCGGACGATGCGTGAGTCTTATGCGAGTGAGAAAGATGCGGGTTTTAAGTGTTTGAATCCCGAGTTGCGTCCGATTGTGATTGTCGGTGGGAATGGACAATTAGGGGGATTATTCGCACGGATGTTCCGTTTGTCCGGTTATACGGTAAAAATCCTCGGCAGTCAGGACTGGGATCGTGCCGACGATCTCCTGCATGATGCGGGAATGGTGGTTGTGACAGTGCCGATTCATCTGACACTGGACGTTATATCAAAGCTTAAACACCTGCCTGAAGATTGTATTTTGTGCGATCTGACTTCGATCAAATCGAAGCCATTACAAGCGATGTTGGATGTGCATGCCGGACCGGTTGTCGGATTACACCCGATGTTTGGTCCTGATGTACCAAGCCTTGCGAAGCAGGTTGTAGTTTATTGTGATGGCCGTGGTGCAGAGTGTTATCAGTGGCTGATTCAGCAGATCTCGATTTGGGGAGCCAGCTTATGTCAGATTCGGGCTGAAGATCATGATCATGGGATGACATTGATTCAGGCGCTGAGACACTTTACATCTTATGTCTATGGCTTGCATCTATCGAAAGAAAGCCCAGATTTAGAAAAACTCCTTCAGCTCAGTTCTCCGATTTACCGGCTGGAATTAGTGATGGTTGGACGTCTATTTGGTCAGGACCCGAACCTTTATGGTGACATCATCTTCTCTTCAGAAGAAAACATCGCCATGATTCGTCGTTTTTATCAGTGCTTTACGGAAGCAATGACTATTATTGATGAAAAAGACAAAGGGCGATTTATTGAGAGCTTTTCTAAAACCAGTCAGTGGTTTGGTGATTACTCGCAGAAGTTTATGTCAGAGAGTCAGAGTTTGCTCAAGCATGCCAATGATACGATTCATCGTGGGTAA
- the nagZ gene encoding beta-N-acetylhexosaminidase, whose translation MGPLWLDMEGCELSAEEKEMLAHPTVGGVILFARNYFDSRQLQALTQSIRQYAKKPILIGVDQEGGRVQRFQDGFTRLPAAANYARCAESEQLAQLGGWLMASELIAHDIDLSFAPVLDTGFSCRAIGNRAFGEDRETVISMSQAYMQGMKSAGMATTGKHFPGHGGVVEDSHKETPYDHREDIFETDMQVFQQHIQANLLDAMMPAHVIYSHYDQQPASGSTFWLKQILRHKLGFHGIIFSDDLAMEGASVMGDAVARSQQALAAGCDMLLLCNDRAASVRVLDHLPMMAVSGAECLQKQRAFSPAELKATPQWKHAVAALEPLTER comes from the coding sequence ATGGGGCCGCTGTGGCTAGATATGGAAGGATGTGAGTTGAGTGCCGAAGAGAAAGAAATGTTGGCACATCCGACTGTTGGTGGCGTGATTTTGTTCGCCAGAAACTATTTTGATTCAAGACAACTACAGGCTTTGACTCAGTCAATTCGTCAGTATGCAAAAAAGCCAATCCTGATTGGTGTCGATCAAGAAGGTGGTCGTGTTCAACGTTTTCAGGATGGATTCACTCGGCTACCGGCTGCCGCAAACTATGCGCGTTGTGCAGAGAGTGAACAGCTCGCGCAACTTGGCGGGTGGTTGATGGCCAGTGAACTGATTGCGCATGATATTGATTTAAGTTTTGCCCCGGTTCTTGATACGGGATTCTCCTGTCGGGCGATAGGGAATCGTGCTTTTGGTGAAGATCGTGAGACGGTCATATCGATGAGTCAGGCATATATGCAAGGAATGAAGTCTGCGGGCATGGCGACAACGGGGAAACACTTTCCGGGACATGGTGGTGTAGTGGAAGATTCACACAAAGAAACCCCGTATGATCATCGTGAGGATATTTTTGAGACCGATATGCAGGTGTTTCAGCAGCATATTCAGGCGAATTTATTAGATGCGATGATGCCAGCACATGTGATTTATTCTCATTACGATCAACAACCTGCAAGTGGTTCAACATTCTGGCTGAAGCAGATACTGCGTCACAAACTTGGCTTTCATGGCATCATTTTTTCTGATGACTTGGCGATGGAAGGTGCCTCTGTTATGGGAGATGCGGTTGCTCGTTCCCAGCAAGCTTTGGCCGCCGGGTGCGATATGTTACTGCTGTGTAATGATCGTGCGGCGTCTGTCCGGGTTTTGGATCATCTGCCGATGATGGCGGTGTCTGGTGCTGAATGCCTGCAAAAGCAGCGCGCATTTAGTCCGGCTGAACTGAAAGCAACGCCGCAATGGAAACACGCAGTGGCAGCACTTGAACCACTGACGGAGCGGTAA